A window of the Helianthus annuus cultivar XRQ/B chromosome 4, HanXRQr2.0-SUNRISE, whole genome shotgun sequence genome harbors these coding sequences:
- the LOC110923341 gene encoding cytochrome P450 CYP82D47: MDLSHLQENDTLVISTCTIILVIYCLSFFYKATSSPPEASGAWPIIGHFKVFNGPDLPHVTLASLADRYGHMFMIRLGIRKVLVVSDWEIAKDLFTTHDVNVSDRPQYIATKILGFDGASFSFTPYSPYWRGIRKIISQELLSTSQLEKLKPVRLGELERAIKNMHDIWREKRDGQGKVLVEMKKWFGELNMNTMLKVVAGKRYTGGGVDGEDEEEMKRCREVIRVWFQYLGQYVVADALPFLGWLDLGGHENTMKRIAKELDLMVGKWLEEHRHKRSSSNATEAEDFMDVMIRVVEDDDVAGYNADTIIKATVESLIAGGADTTTVMLTWTLSLLLNNYHALKKAQVELDRHVGKNRQVNESDIKKLVYLQAVVKESMRLYPAAFLGGPRAFTKDCTVAGYHVPKGTWLLINIWKLHRDPKIWSNPCEFRPERFLTPDQKCLDARLIEFEFLPFGAGRRCCPGITFAYQMLHMVLATLLQNFHISTQNSAPVDMSAINGLTDAKATPLEVLVSPR; encoded by the exons ATGGATCTTTCCCATTTGCAAGAAAACGATACACTCGTTATTTCAACTTGTACTATAATTCTAGTCATCTATTGTCTATCATTCTTCTATAAAGCCACTTCTAGTCCACCTGAAGCTAGTGGTGCATGGCCTATAATAGGCCACTTCAAAGTTTTTAATGGTCCGGATCTTCCCCATGTAACCTTGGCATCCTTGGCTGACCGATATGGACACATGTTCATGATCCGGCTAGGCATACGTAAAGTCTTGGTGGTGAGTGATTGGGAGATAGCCAAGGACTTGTTTACCACCCATGACGTGAATGTTTCCGACCGACCGCAATACATCGCTACAAAAATTTTGGGGTTTGATGGTGCGTCTTTTTCTTTCACACCTTATAGTCCATATTGGCGTGGAATACGTAAAATCATCTCCCAGGAGTTGTTGTCTACTAGTCAGCTCGAGAAGCTTAAGCCAGTTCGACTAGGCGAACTAGAAAGGGCGATTAAAAACATGCATGATATCTGGAGGGAGAAGAGAGATGGGCAGGGGAAAGTGTTGGTCGAAATGAAGAAATGGTTTGGTGAACTAAATATGAATACGATGCTTAAAGTGGTCGCTGGAAAACGATACACTGGAGGAGGAGTAGACGGTGAAGATGAGGAGGAGATGAAGAGATGTCGTGAAGTGATAAGGGTGTGGTTTCAATACTTGGGTCAATatgtggtggctgacgctctTCCTTTTCTAGGTTGGTTGGATTTGGGTGGACATGAAAATACAATGAAACGAATTGCCAAGGAACTAGATTTGATGGTTGGGAAGTGGTTAGAAGAGCATCGCCATAAAAGATCTTCAAGCAACGCTACAGAGGCAGAAGACTTCATGGATGTGATGATccgtgtggtagaagatgatgaTGTAGCGGGTTACAATGCAGATACCATCATTAAAGCCACGGTTGAG TCTCTTATTGCAGGTGGCGCAGATACAACCACTGTCATGTTAACATGGACTCTATCGTTACTACTAAACAATTATCATGCTCTTAAAAAAGCTCAAGTAGAATTAGATAGACATGTAGGAAAAAATAGACAAGTAAATGAATCAGATATAAAAAAATTAGTATACCTTCAAGCTGTAGTAAAAGAAAGTATGCGACTATACCCGGCCGCATTCCTAGGAGGACCAAGAGCCTTTACAAAAGATTGTACCGTAGCTGGATACCATGTACCAAAAGGCACGTGGCTATTAATCAACATATGGAAGCTCCACCGTGATCCAAAGATATGGTCAAACCCATGCGAGTTTAGACCAGAGAGGTTCCTAACCCCCGACCAGAAGTGTTTAGATGCAAGGTTGATAGAATTTGAGTTTCTCCCCTTCGGAGCTGGAAGACGGTGTTGTCCTGGAATTACCTTCGCATATCAAATGTTACATATGGTTTTAGCCACTTTGCTACAAAACTTTCATATTTCAACTCAAAATAGTGCACCAGTTGATATGAGTGCGATTAACGGACTGACGGACGCAAAGGCGACTCCGCTTGAAGTCCTAGTTTCCCCACGCTAG